The DNA segment GTTCGTGCCGGCCGAGTCGATGTCGCCGGGGCTGCGCTGGTTCGCCGAGCACCAGCCCTTCACCCCGATGATCGAGACCCTGCGCGGCCTGCTCACCGGCTCCGCGATCGGCAACGACGGCTGGATCTCGCTCGCCTGGTGCGCGGGGATCGCCCTGGTCGGCTACATCTGGTCCCGCTCGCTGTTCAACAGCACCACCAAGCGCTGAGCCCGCGAAGTGTAAAAACTCTGTGGAGTCCCCCGCGCCGCCTTGTGATCGGCGTCTCCCACGGCTGACGCAAGTGGCGTGAAGAAGGCAAACTGGCTCGGGAAGTCGGACTGGCTAGGGGGCGAACGCATGGACGGTGGGCCGCGGATGCCGGAGCAGCGGGTCTCCGGTTCCGCCGTGCTGCGGTTCGGAGTGCTCGGGCCGGTGCGGGCCTGGCGCGGGGAAGCGCCGGTCGCCACCGGGTCTCCGCAGCAACGCGCCCTGTTGGCGGCCCTGTTGCTCCGGCAGGGCCGTACGGCCACCGCGGCCGAACTGATCGACGCGCTCTGGGGGACCGAACCGCCCCCCAGGGCGCTCGCGGCCGTGCGGACCTACGCGTCCCGGCTGCGCAAGGTGCTCGAACCCGGCGTCCTGGTCAGCGAGTCCAGCGGCTACGCCATCCGCACGCTCGCCCCGCTGGACCTGGTCGTCGCCCAGGAGTTCGCCGCGCAGGCGGAGAAGGCGCGCGGCGGCGGGGAGTTGGGCCAGGCGCGCGAGTCGCTGAACCGGGCACTGGCGCTGTGGGACGGCGAGGCCCTGGCGGGCGTCCCCGGACCGTACGCGGAGGCCCAGCGGGTCCGGCTGGAGGAGTGGCGGCTCCAACTCCTGGAGTCCCGACTGGACATGGACCTGGAGCAGGGCAGCCACGCCGAGTCCGTCTCCGAGCTGACCGCGCTGACCGCCGAGCACCCGCTGCGCGAACGCTTCCGCGAGCTGCTGATGCTGGCCCTGTACCGCAGCGGCCGGCAGGCGGAGGCGCTCGCGGTCTACGCGGACACCCGGCGCCTGCTCGCCGAGGAGCTGGGCGTGGACCCGAGTGCGGGGCTCAGCGACCTCCAGCAGCGCATCCTGCGGGCCGACCCGGCGCTCGCGGAACCCGCCTCCGCCGCCGAGGCACCTCCCGTGGTCCTCGTGCGCCCCGCACAACTCCCCGCCTCGGTGCCGGACTTCACCGGCCGGTCCTCCTTCGTGACCGAGCTGAGCGACGTGCTGGCGTCGGCCTCGGAGGAGGAGGGCCGGGTGATGGCGGTCTCCGCGCTGGCCGGGATCGGCGGCGTCGGCAAGACCACCCTCGCGGTGCACGTCGCCCACCGGGCCAGGGCCGCCTTCCCCGACGGCCAGCTCTACGTCGACCTCCAGGGAGCGGGCCCCCGCCCGGCGGAGCCGCAGACGGTGCTCGGCTCGTTCCTGCGGGCGCTCGGCACGGCGGACTCGGCGGTGCCGGAGTCGCTGGAGGAGCGGGCCGCGCTGTACCGGTCGGTGCTGGACGGGCGCCGGGTGCTGGTGCTGCTGGACAACGCCAAGGACGCGGCGCAGGTCAGACCGCTGCTGCCCGGCACCGAGGGGTGCGCGGCGCTGGTGACCTCGCGGGTGCGGATGGTCGGGCTGGCCGGGGCGCATCTGGTGGACCTGGACGTGATGTCGCCCGAGGAGGCGCTGTCGCTGTTCACCAAGATCGTGGGCGAGGAGCGGGTCGCGGCCGAGAAGAAGGCCGCGCTGGACGTGGTGGCCGCCTGCGGGTTCCTGCCGCTGGCCATCAGGATCGCCGCCTCCCGGCTCGCCGCTCGCCGCACCTGGACCACCTCGGTGCTCGCGGCCAAGCTGGCGGACGAGCGGCGCCGGCTGGACGAGCTCCAGGCCGGCGACCTCGCGGTCAAGGC comes from the Streptomyces seoulensis genome and includes:
- a CDS encoding AfsR/SARP family transcriptional regulator, with protein sequence MDGGPRMPEQRVSGSAVLRFGVLGPVRAWRGEAPVATGSPQQRALLAALLLRQGRTATAAELIDALWGTEPPPRALAAVRTYASRLRKVLEPGVLVSESSGYAIRTLAPLDLVVAQEFAAQAEKARGGGELGQARESLNRALALWDGEALAGVPGPYAEAQRVRLEEWRLQLLESRLDMDLEQGSHAESVSELTALTAEHPLRERFRELLMLALYRSGRQAEALAVYADTRRLLAEELGVDPSAGLSDLQQRILRADPALAEPASAAEAPPVVLVRPAQLPASVPDFTGRSSFVTELSDVLASASEEEGRVMAVSALAGIGGVGKTTLAVHVAHRARAAFPDGQLYVDLQGAGPRPAEPQTVLGSFLRALGTADSAVPESLEERAALYRSVLDGRRVLVLLDNAKDAAQVRPLLPGTEGCAALVTSRVRMVGLAGAHLVDLDVMSPEEALSLFTKIVGEERVAAEKKAALDVVAACGFLPLAIRIAASRLAARRTWTTSVLAAKLADERRRLDELQAGDLAVKATFELGYGQLEPAQARAFRLLGLAYGPDLSLAAAAALLDLGPEDTEDLLESLVDTSLLESAAPGRYRFHDLVRLYARACAERDEREPGERAAALSRLLDFYLATAARVYAIERPGDRTVEHLHPYDHEGLSFGGHQDALDWLYAEADCLLACVRQSVAQGSLRRAVDLLLVAKDLAESGANAHQFGTAATTVRDAAAKAGDALVEGRARTTLAQVHLNAGRFDEAEAEAERAVELAGAAGDPWIDCNAPSERGIVAAYRSRHAEAETYLQRTLTAYRADGNLPGEASALCNLSRVHLSMGRVDSAVELAESGVAVYRHLGLTVRLANGSYALGLALAESGRAEEAEARLSEALTIFRDSRQRLWEGMTLFRLAEVRLGERPAAAAALAEQSLSVLLHVGGDWRRAGVLTVLGKSLDALGETDRARACWTEALSVYDRLGSAEAASLRALLSPATAG